The region CACCCCAGCAGGATCAGATGGGTGCCGGCAGGACCCCGACCGAAGGACAGCAGGGCAAACAGCCGTGGGGTGGCGCTGACGAACATGGCCCGCAGGTTGACCACGCTGGCCACCCAGACCAGCGCCGCCACCAGCACACCCGCCACCGCCCCGGCCAGCGCTCCCCGCAGCAGCACCGCCGCCACCGGGCCGCCCGCCCGCCGCGCCACCTGATAGCCCACCCCCAGGGCTGTCAGCACCAGCAGCAGCAGCCCCAGGGAGATGACCCCGGCAACGATCTGGCGCTCGGCGAAGGTGTCCACCATGCCCACCATGGCCAGGAAAACGGCCACGCCGCCCCAGATCAGACCCTGCCTGATAGCCTCTGCCCACGGTCCGCCGGCGCGCACGGCCTGCTCCTCCGTCCTACGCCTTCTTTGCCGCCAGCCGCTCGCCCAGGATCCCCGAGGGCCGGAAGATCAGCACCATGACCAGCATGGTAAAGGCAATGACGTCGCGCAGCTGGTAGGGGGCGACAATCCCCAGGCCGTCCAGCACCAGGATGGGGCCCACGGATTCAAAGAGACCCAGGAAGACGCCACCCAGCATGGCCCCGGGGATGTTGCCGATGCCACCCAGCACAGCCGCGGTGAAGGCCTTGATGCCCGGGATGAACCCCATGAAGAAGTGCACCTGCTTGAAGACCAGGGCATAGAGCAGGCCGGCCGCCCCGGCCATGGCTCCACCCACGAAGAAGGTGATAGCAATCACCCGGTCTACGTCGATGCCCATCAAGGCGGCGGCCTCCATGTCCTCGGAGACCGCCCGCATGGCCGTGCCTGTTCTCGTCCGCATGACGAACAGGTAGAGCACCAGCAGCATCACCACGGAAGCCACGATGACTACGGCCTGTGTGCGCAGCATGGGGATCCCGGCGACGACCAGCTTGCCCCTGAGGACAGCCGCTTCGGGATAGGCCTGAAACCCGGAGCCGAAGAACCCGCGGAAGGTGTACTGCAGGAAGAAAGAGGCCCCGATGGCCGTAATCAACGGCACCAGGCGGGGTGCTCCTCGCAGAGGCCGGTAGGCGATCCGCTCCACCAGCAGCGCTACCACCGCCGAGGTGGTCATGGCCACGGCCAGGACCACCAGCAGGCTGACCAGCGGGTTACGGTCCAGGTACCCCGAGCGGCCGAAGGCCGCGGCCACGTAGTAGCCCACGTAAGCCCCGCTCATGAACACCTCGCTGTGGGCGAAGTTGATCATGCGCAGGATGCCGTAGACCATGGTGTAGCCCAGGGCGATCAGGGCGTAGATGCTTCCCTGGGAAAGGCCGAAGACCAGCAGGTCCATCCAGACGTCCGGGCCGTAGCGTGCCGCCCGCACGGTCCCCACGGTCCCGTAGATCAGGACGAACAGGACGACCAGTCGGAAGGCCCACAGGTACAGGTCGACGATCGAGATCCGCTGCAACCAACCGCGGGGCATGAGCCTCTCACATCAGCCGCGTGACATGAGCCTCTCACATCATACTAAGGGGGGATGAGCCCGGACAATCCGCGGCTCATCCCCCACGAACGCAGCCGTACCTTCGCCAGAGTCCCTACTTCTTCACCGGCCAGATCTTCTTCGGGTTGTTCCCCGGGTCCCACTTGGCCGGATCTGCCGACAATGTCTGGTAGATGACGATCTTGGGGTCAGCACAGTCTCCGTACTTGTCGCAGGTCAGGGTCCCGGTCAGCCCCTTGAAGTTCTTGGTGGCGTAGAGGGCGTCGCGCAGCGCCTTCCGCCCGATGTAGGTGTTGCCAGCAGCGTCCTTCTTGGCCACCTTCTCGATGGCGGCGAAGATCATCATAGCAGCATCGTAGGCGTGAGGGTGGAACGGAGCCAGGGGCTTCTCCCCATACTTCTTCTGGTGCTTCTCCAGGAAGACCTTGTACCCCGGCCCCAGGGCTTC is a window of Armatimonadota bacterium DNA encoding:
- a CDS encoding branched-chain amino acid ABC transporter permease gives rise to the protein MPRGWLQRISIVDLYLWAFRLVVLFVLIYGTVGTVRAARYGPDVWMDLLVFGLSQGSIYALIALGYTMVYGILRMINFAHSEVFMSGAYVGYYVAAAFGRSGYLDRNPLVSLLVVLAVAMTTSAVVALLVERIAYRPLRGAPRLVPLITAIGASFFLQYTFRGFFGSGFQAYPEAAVLRGKLVVAGIPMLRTQAVVIVASVVMLLVLYLFVMRTRTGTAMRAVSEDMEAAALMGIDVDRVIAITFFVGGAMAGAAGLLYALVFKQVHFFMGFIPGIKAFTAAVLGGIGNIPGAMLGGVFLGLFESVGPILVLDGLGIVAPYQLRDVIAFTMLVMVLIFRPSGILGERLAAKKA